One genomic segment of Brevibacillus laterosporus LMG 15441 includes these proteins:
- a CDS encoding WG repeat-containing protein, with translation MNISKWTKTGIVAVLCLPFIHAAGSHHFLQAAEKPVYVAQVSEETKGAGQQGTQTTKSAGTEESVSVEDKQEVRLYSIQDQDKHGFIDATGKVVIAPQFEVVGEFHEGLAVAKKDGKYGFINQHGSFVIPPQYEEADSFSEGVAAVKAGDRFGFINKENKMVIPAKFQFARSFQNGLAAIGENHKYGFINKSGQIVIQPEYEIVWGFQEGTTVAYKDGKAGYLDQTGKVIIPFTYQIANPFQEGLALVYAGEEKGYSLINKQGQEVVKPEGFEPGSFSEGVADVMVAVDGDFKASYINKKGEFLLPPTYERTLPFSEGLASVKVNGKYGFINKQGKMVIKPQFESGGVFHNGLAYVVTHDEQGYSFCYVNKQGEIIWKSSVMKEFPGDLD, from the coding sequence ATGAACATCTCAAAATGGACAAAAACAGGTATTGTAGCAGTTCTTTGTCTACCATTCATACATGCAGCAGGTTCACATCATTTTTTGCAGGCGGCAGAGAAACCGGTATATGTAGCTCAGGTGTCCGAGGAGACTAAAGGCGCTGGTCAACAAGGCACACAAACAACCAAATCCGCCGGTACGGAAGAATCTGTTTCAGTCGAGGATAAACAAGAAGTTCGCCTATATTCTATACAGGATCAAGATAAGCATGGCTTTATTGATGCAACGGGAAAGGTAGTCATTGCTCCCCAATTTGAAGTGGTTGGTGAGTTTCATGAAGGGCTTGCCGTTGCTAAGAAGGATGGGAAATACGGGTTTATCAACCAGCATGGCTCTTTTGTAATCCCACCTCAGTATGAGGAAGCCGATTCGTTCTCAGAAGGAGTAGCTGCTGTTAAAGCAGGGGATCGCTTTGGTTTTATCAATAAAGAAAATAAGATGGTGATCCCAGCCAAGTTCCAATTTGCTCGTAGCTTTCAAAATGGTCTAGCTGCTATAGGTGAAAATCATAAATATGGTTTTATCAATAAGAGTGGACAAATCGTGATTCAACCAGAATATGAGATTGTCTGGGGCTTTCAAGAAGGTACCACTGTAGCCTATAAGGATGGAAAAGCAGGTTATCTTGATCAAACAGGAAAGGTCATCATTCCTTTTACTTATCAAATTGCGAATCCATTTCAAGAAGGGCTGGCCCTAGTCTACGCGGGTGAGGAGAAGGGATATAGTCTCATCAACAAGCAGGGTCAGGAGGTAGTGAAACCAGAGGGTTTTGAGCCTGGGAGCTTTTCAGAAGGAGTAGCCGATGTGATGGTTGCTGTGGATGGGGATTTTAAAGCCAGCTATATTAACAAAAAAGGTGAGTTTTTACTTCCACCTACTTATGAACGTACATTGCCTTTTTCCGAGGGACTTGCTTCTGTTAAGGTGAATGGCAAATATGGATTTATCAACAAGCAAGGAAAAATGGTAATTAAGCCTCAGTTTGAATCGGGCGGTGTATTTCATAACGGTTTGGCTTATGTGGTAACACATGACGAACAAGGATATAGCTTTTGTTATGTCAATAAACAAGGTGAAATCATTTGGAAAAGCTCTGTGATGAAGGAGTTTCCAGGGGATTTGGATTAA
- a CDS encoding amino acid ABC transporter ATP-binding protein produces the protein MIEIKGLHKSFQQIDVLKDISVTIKKGEAVVIIGPSGSGKTTLLRCMNLLEIPTLGSMKIGDQRLDFTPATKMKEKDLLPIRKQSGMVFQSYNLFPHMTALENVMEGQVIVKKRSKEEAKARAEEMLTKVGLADRMNMYPHQLSGGQQQRVGIARAMALDPAVLLFDEPTSALDPELVGEVLKVMKQLAEEGMTMVIVTHEMNFARDVADRILFMDGGVILEQGTPEEVFEHSKNERTQQFLRRIQA, from the coding sequence ATGATTGAGATAAAAGGACTTCATAAAAGCTTTCAACAAATTGATGTTTTAAAGGATATATCTGTAACGATTAAAAAAGGGGAGGCAGTCGTTATCATAGGCCCCTCAGGCTCTGGAAAGACTACATTGCTTAGATGCATGAATCTTTTGGAAATACCTACGTTGGGAAGCATGAAAATAGGAGATCAACGTCTTGACTTTACACCTGCTACCAAAATGAAGGAAAAGGATTTGCTTCCTATTCGTAAGCAATCAGGTATGGTTTTTCAAAGCTATAATCTTTTCCCGCATATGACAGCCCTAGAGAATGTCATGGAAGGACAAGTTATTGTAAAAAAACGTTCGAAGGAAGAAGCCAAGGCGAGAGCGGAGGAAATGCTTACAAAAGTGGGTCTTGCTGATCGAATGAACATGTATCCCCATCAGCTATCTGGAGGACAACAGCAGCGAGTAGGTATTGCCCGTGCGATGGCACTAGATCCAGCAGTGCTACTGTTTGATGAACCAACCTCTGCACTAGACCCGGAATTAGTTGGTGAGGTATTGAAGGTGATGAAACAGCTAGCAGAAGAAGGAATGACAATGGTGATTGTTACCCATGAAATGAATTTCGCGCGAGATGTAGCCGATCGTATCCTCTTTATGGATGGCGGTGTCATTTTGGAACAGGGGACTCCTGAGGAAGTCTTTGAGCATTCAAAAAACGAACGAACGCAACAATTTTTACGGCGCATACAAGCATAA
- a CDS encoding amino acid ABC transporter permease, which translates to MEVEQSDRIIGIIVDSFFPLLKAGILFTIPLTLVSFIIGLILAFFTAIARLSTNKLLYGISSFYVWVIRGTPLLVQLFIIFYGLPKLGVTIDPFPAAIIGFSLSVGAYNSEVIRAAIQSVPKGQWEAAYTIGMTKNQARRRIILPQALRVAIPPLGNSFISLVKDTSLAATITVTEMFQISQQITAMTYEPLVLYCEVAVIYLFFSTILSALQSRVEHRLERRMAR; encoded by the coding sequence ATGGAAGTGGAACAATCTGATCGTATTATCGGTATTATCGTGGATTCATTTTTCCCGCTGTTAAAGGCGGGAATTTTGTTCACGATACCTCTTACACTAGTTTCTTTTATCATTGGATTAATACTTGCCTTTTTTACTGCGATTGCTCGTTTATCAACGAATAAATTGTTGTATGGAATTTCCAGCTTTTATGTATGGGTTATCAGAGGTACTCCATTATTAGTGCAATTATTCATTATTTTCTATGGCCTACCAAAGCTAGGTGTTACGATTGATCCATTTCCGGCTGCCATTATTGGTTTTTCTTTGAGTGTAGGAGCGTATAACTCCGAAGTGATTCGTGCAGCTATTCAATCAGTGCCTAAGGGGCAGTGGGAAGCGGCTTATACAATTGGGATGACCAAAAATCAGGCAAGACGCCGAATTATTCTTCCTCAAGCTCTACGTGTGGCGATACCTCCGCTTGGTAATTCGTTTATTAGTCTAGTGAAGGATACCTCTCTAGCCGCTACTATTACAGTGACAGAGATGTTTCAGATATCGCAACAGATTACTGCGATGACATACGAACCCTTGGTGCTCTATTGTGAGGTCGCGGTTATCTATCTGTTTTTCAGTACGATATTATCAGCATTGCAAAGCCGTGTGGAACATCGTCTGGAACGCCGTATGGCTAGGTAG
- a CDS encoding amino acid ABC transporter substrate-binding protein, which yields MKKAWYSTALVSILALSLFVAGCGSSNQGATGGQGGNTTAKNSLEAIKTAGKIRIGTEGTYAPFTYHDSTGQLTGFDVEIAREVAKRLGVEPEFIESKWDGMIAGLEANRFEMVVNEVGIRPDRKEKFDFSDPYIVSKAVLIVNEDNNEIKTFADLKGKKSAQTLTSNLTDLARENGAEIVQSEGFNQAIELLLSKRVDATVNDGLSFLDFKKQKPDVKIKIAAEHPNATENGMMFAKGKHPELIEAVNKALKEMKADGTYLKISEKYFGADVSK from the coding sequence ATGAAGAAAGCTTGGTACTCTACTGCACTTGTTTCTATTTTAGCGCTCTCTCTATTTGTAGCTGGTTGTGGGTCATCTAATCAGGGGGCCACAGGCGGGCAAGGAGGAAACACAACAGCGAAAAACTCCTTGGAAGCGATCAAAACGGCTGGGAAGATTCGCATTGGTACAGAAGGCACTTACGCACCCTTCACCTACCATGATTCTACAGGACAGCTAACAGGCTTTGATGTGGAAATCGCTCGTGAGGTTGCAAAACGTCTCGGGGTAGAACCTGAATTCATTGAAAGCAAATGGGATGGCATGATTGCAGGACTGGAAGCAAATCGCTTTGAAATGGTTGTAAATGAGGTGGGCATACGACCAGATCGGAAAGAAAAATTTGATTTCTCCGACCCATACATCGTGTCAAAAGCGGTGTTAATTGTTAATGAGGATAATAATGAAATCAAGACTTTTGCAGATTTAAAAGGAAAAAAATCAGCGCAAACTCTCACAAGTAATTTAACAGACCTAGCACGAGAGAATGGGGCTGAAATTGTACAATCGGAAGGGTTTAATCAGGCTATTGAGCTTTTATTGTCCAAGCGAGTAGATGCAACTGTTAACGATGGTCTATCTTTCCTCGACTTTAAGAAACAAAAGCCTGATGTGAAAATAAAAATTGCAGCCGAGCATCCTAACGCTACTGAAAATGGAATGATGTTTGCAAAAGGCAAACATCCTGAACTGATTGAAGCAGTAAATAAAGCGTTAAAAGAGATGAAGGCTGATGGTACTTATTTGAAAATATCCGAGAAATATTTTGGTGCAGACGTCTCCAAATAA
- a CDS encoding MFS transporter, whose amino-acid sequence MYITELVTIQPIHKNKSFLLLMSGEIVAGITMWVCLLLNLQFMSQIMKTNLGTGLLLMTGMLASILFLPTVGKMIDLYDKQKILIASSCLRCLAPIFMYLAISYTSIGWLVASLIVNQVAGSMYLPTVRAGLPALVGEANLLSANTLYMNIATMARIAGTAVGGLLLTVFTMQAVTMGAVIGFLILVIIVLFVRIPKSHHKRKQTEKLKFIEVFEIMKKEPSVTVGLISTGVVTLFLGGFNLLVLAFGKLQDSSTIMGYIYAIEGASVLLAGVFVQKLVSQVNLVRVSSLLVVVIGIAEWGMSFSTSPVMVLLSFGLLGFTLGFIFPMVTTVFQKRLPEMVQGRFFSFKEIVDRIIIQVAMLLTSASLDFIGVSPFLILMSIFTVCTGLLTYLYGKRQNLVVTHLGSQNESK is encoded by the coding sequence ATGTACATAACGGAGCTGGTTACCATTCAACCTATTCACAAGAACAAGTCATTTCTGTTATTAATGTCAGGAGAAATTGTTGCTGGAATTACCATGTGGGTCTGTCTGTTGCTAAATCTACAGTTTATGTCACAGATCATGAAAACCAATTTGGGAACAGGCCTGTTACTCATGACAGGGATGCTTGCTAGCATTCTATTTTTACCAACTGTAGGGAAAATGATTGATCTGTATGATAAGCAAAAGATTTTGATTGCTTCCTCCTGTTTGAGGTGTTTGGCCCCTATTTTTATGTATTTGGCCATTAGTTACACCTCCATTGGCTGGCTAGTTGCTTCGTTAATTGTGAATCAAGTAGCTGGTTCCATGTATTTGCCAACCGTACGGGCAGGCTTGCCGGCATTGGTTGGGGAGGCTAATCTCCTCTCTGCAAATACACTGTATATGAACATTGCTACCATGGCTAGAATTGCGGGCACAGCCGTCGGGGGGCTACTGTTAACAGTGTTTACGATGCAGGCGGTTACTATGGGAGCGGTTATCGGCTTTCTCATACTAGTAATTATTGTGCTATTTGTGCGAATTCCGAAGTCACACCATAAACGTAAGCAAACAGAAAAATTGAAATTTATAGAAGTTTTCGAAATAATGAAAAAAGAGCCATCGGTAACCGTTGGGCTGATTAGCACTGGGGTAGTGACACTCTTCTTAGGCGGATTTAATTTATTGGTTTTAGCCTTTGGAAAACTTCAAGATTCTTCGACGATTATGGGATATATCTATGCGATAGAAGGAGCAAGTGTACTTCTTGCAGGGGTTTTTGTACAAAAATTGGTAAGTCAAGTAAACTTAGTAAGAGTATCCTCCTTACTTGTAGTTGTTATCGGAATTGCAGAATGGGGCATGTCATTTAGTACAAGTCCGGTGATGGTGCTACTTTCATTTGGATTGCTCGGTTTTACTCTAGGCTTTATTTTTCCGATGGTAACTACCGTGTTTCAAAAAAGGCTGCCCGAAATGGTCCAGGGACGATTTTTTAGTTTTAAAGAAATCGTGGACCGGATTATTATTCAGGTCGCTATGCTTCTTACATCAGCAAGCCTGGATTTTATTGGGGTTTCCCCCTTTCTTATCCTAATGAGTATTTTCACGGTATGTACGGGGCTACTTACATACCTATACGGAAAAAGACAAAACCTAGTGGTAACACATCTTGGATCACAGAATGAATCAAAATAA
- a CDS encoding YbjQ family protein yields MLITTTHTVQGRDVEEYLDIVTGEAIMAANIVRDFMAGVRDIIGGRSGAYENKLAEGRAIAINEMKDKAAQIGANAVIGIHLDFETIGNGMLMVVASGTAVRIR; encoded by the coding sequence ATGCTAATAACCACAACACATACTGTTCAGGGTAGAGATGTCGAGGAGTATCTTGATATTGTAACGGGCGAAGCAATTATGGCTGCTAACATTGTTCGAGATTTCATGGCAGGGGTCCGAGACATTATAGGCGGACGAAGCGGTGCCTATGAAAATAAGCTAGCAGAAGGAAGAGCGATTGCCATTAACGAGATGAAGGATAAGGCTGCTCAAATAGGTGCGAATGCAGTTATCGGTATTCATTTAGATTTTGAAACGATCGGTAACGGTATGCTGATGGTTGTTGCTTCTGGAACGGCTGTTCGGATTCGGTAA
- a CDS encoding phage holin family protein, protein MMYSGEDSSHLVWTGAVIAIFTYLVGGIDKLFTAFCIFIVVDYITGVLAAWYTRSLSSQEGFRGIAKKVGMFAFIIIANQLDLISGSNQGFLRDTIILFMIGNEGISIIENCHRLGLPVPDFLLRALESVKKLKKK, encoded by the coding sequence ATGATGTACTCGGGGGAAGACAGCTCTCATCTCGTTTGGACTGGGGCCGTAATTGCCATTTTCACCTATTTAGTGGGTGGCATAGATAAGCTGTTTACGGCATTTTGCATTTTTATCGTTGTCGATTATATAACGGGTGTACTCGCTGCGTGGTATACCAGGTCGCTTAGTAGCCAGGAAGGGTTTCGAGGAATAGCTAAAAAGGTTGGTATGTTTGCTTTTATCATTATAGCCAACCAATTGGATTTAATTAGTGGAAGTAATCAAGGTTTTTTACGAGATACAATCATTTTATTTATGATTGGGAATGAAGGGATTTCTATTATCGAAAACTGTCATCGGCTGGGTCTGCCTGTGCCCGATTTTTTATTGCGAGCGTTGGAAAGCGTAAAAAAGCTCAAAAAGAAATGA
- a CDS encoding HipA family kinase, whose product MRKPGISWVPVQKYNRPLGPVWQVRKGREGNRQIGFFKYMNRSTAKRLGPVLAMELLSYRLARKLGISVAKIEVVTIQGKRGIVSHKKRKGRLYSWEEFYRRKGPRAINELQSPERLIELFVFDIWIVNVDRHNENIIIFPTQKAYDFYAIDHSMSLLGTFTFRKIPWYSKQWEHVALYNHHYLRGLTHYIQEYSQVKPFIQKIQRLSPVLIKQTVRRIPGSLLSLTQKQQAERVLLNRQKNLHYLVERWLLEYKGKI is encoded by the coding sequence ATGAGAAAGCCAGGGATAAGCTGGGTACCTGTTCAAAAATATAACCGCCCTTTAGGCCCTGTTTGGCAGGTTAGAAAAGGAAGGGAAGGAAACCGACAAATTGGTTTTTTTAAATATATGAATAGAAGTACGGCAAAAAGGCTTGGTCCTGTTTTAGCTATGGAGTTACTTTCCTATCGACTTGCTCGCAAGCTAGGCATCTCAGTAGCAAAAATCGAAGTGGTCACAATTCAAGGGAAAAGGGGCATAGTGTCTCATAAAAAAAGAAAAGGCCGTCTTTATAGCTGGGAGGAGTTCTATCGGCGAAAAGGGCCAAGGGCTATCAACGAATTGCAATCCCCAGAAAGACTGATAGAGCTATTCGTCTTTGATATTTGGATTGTCAATGTAGATCGCCATAATGAGAACATCATAATATTCCCTACTCAGAAAGCATATGACTTTTATGCTATTGATCATAGTATGTCTCTGTTGGGAACCTTTACTTTTCGCAAAATTCCATGGTATTCCAAGCAGTGGGAACATGTTGCCCTCTATAATCATCACTACTTGCGGGGTCTTACCCACTATATCCAAGAATACAGTCAAGTAAAGCCGTTTATTCAAAAGATTCAACGACTATCACCTGTGCTTATAAAACAAACAGTAAGACGGATTCCAGGTTCTTTATTAAGTCTGACGCAAAAACAGCAGGCTGAACGTGTTCTATTGAATCGACAAAAAAACCTACATTACTTGGTGGAACGCTGGTTATTGGAATATAAGGGAAAAATATAG
- a CDS encoding glycosyltransferase gives MATISLCMIVKNEEKSIARCLRSVKGAVDEIIIVDTGSTDKTIKEAKAFTKKIFHFKWVNDFSKARNFSFQQATMDYIMWMDADDVLEEIDRKKLQLYKHKIDPSIDVIIMPYHTSKDEFGNIILPYSRERMIKRTHKHSWIGMVHEYIQYSYAKCFEVDIAVTHRPREQKFHNRNLQLYESAIADGILLSPRDKYYYANELKDHERYEEAIEIYKKFVNKELPPVEEPGMLLEQLCFCYERLQLPEEEIKYALKSLEYGLPRAEACCRLGYYFLQKNEPKRALFWYDLATTISKPKSWGFRKEACWTWLPHLQLCVCYDRLEQFEKAYKHNELARAYRPTDPIILSNRNYLTNRLEELGIPIPS, from the coding sequence ATGGCTACGATCAGCCTATGTATGATTGTAAAAAATGAAGAAAAATCAATCGCCCGTTGTCTTCGTTCTGTCAAGGGAGCAGTTGATGAAATTATTATTGTGGATACCGGTTCCACTGACAAAACGATTAAGGAAGCGAAGGCGTTTACCAAAAAGATTTTTCACTTCAAATGGGTGAATGACTTTTCTAAAGCACGTAATTTTTCATTTCAGCAAGCTACCATGGATTACATTATGTGGATGGACGCAGATGATGTACTGGAGGAAATTGATCGGAAAAAACTACAGCTCTATAAGCATAAAATTGACCCGAGTATTGATGTAATCATCATGCCTTATCATACTAGTAAAGATGAATTTGGCAATATCATTCTTCCTTATTCTCGTGAAAGAATGATAAAGCGAACCCATAAGCATTCCTGGATAGGCATGGTTCATGAGTATATTCAGTATTCCTATGCTAAGTGTTTTGAAGTTGATATTGCCGTTACCCATCGTCCACGTGAGCAAAAATTTCATAACAGAAATTTGCAATTATACGAAAGTGCGATAGCAGATGGGATTTTATTATCCCCGAGGGACAAATATTATTATGCCAATGAATTAAAGGATCATGAAAGATATGAAGAGGCTATCGAGATTTATAAGAAGTTTGTGAATAAAGAATTACCACCTGTAGAGGAACCGGGGATGCTACTCGAGCAGCTATGCTTCTGTTATGAGAGACTACAGCTTCCAGAAGAAGAAATCAAGTATGCATTAAAAAGTTTGGAATATGGCTTGCCACGAGCTGAGGCATGCTGTCGGCTGGGATATTATTTCTTACAAAAAAATGAACCGAAGAGGGCGCTTTTTTGGTATGATCTCGCTACTACAATATCCAAACCTAAATCGTGGGGATTCCGGAAAGAAGCATGCTGGACCTGGCTCCCACATTTGCAACTATGTGTTTGCTATGATCGCTTAGAACAGTTTGAGAAGGCATACAAACATAATGAATTGGCACGAGCATACCGACCAACAGATCCAATTATTCTGAGCAATCGTAACTACCTAACCAATCGTCTGGAAGAATTGGGGATTCCCATTCCTTCATAA
- a CDS encoding glycosyltransferase family 2 protein, with protein sequence MTPNLSIVMLTRNGLPITKMCVESIQKHTKDYELICIDNGSTDGTVAYLNSLPHAVVISNGENRGFAAGNNQGFREARGEYIVMLNNDTLVTPQWSELLINWLNKNSSVGMVGPRSNNVSPGQQISTEETVELATVDSFAIDWTKRYANQGFYSRKLVGHCILFRRSLLEHIGGLDERFHPANYEDDDFCLRARLFGKNLWVANDVFIYHFGHASFLVNKVKYRDYSWENARRFIEKWQLPMSIHQLETQGYNPNLIVGRVGTFDPQKHVEPL encoded by the coding sequence ATGACTCCTAACCTCTCGATTGTAATGTTGACACGTAATGGCTTACCTATTACGAAAATGTGTGTGGAAAGTATTCAAAAGCATACAAAAGATTATGAGCTAATCTGTATTGATAATGGCTCGACTGATGGGACGGTTGCCTACCTGAATTCTCTTCCTCATGCAGTCGTTATCTCTAATGGTGAAAATCGTGGTTTTGCAGCAGGCAATAATCAAGGATTTCGAGAAGCACGGGGCGAGTATATTGTCATGCTAAATAATGATACATTGGTCACTCCACAGTGGAGCGAATTACTTATAAATTGGTTAAATAAAAATTCGTCAGTAGGTATGGTTGGACCCCGTTCCAATAATGTATCTCCTGGACAGCAAATTAGCACAGAAGAAACCGTAGAGCTTGCTACAGTTGATTCGTTTGCAATTGATTGGACCAAACGTTATGCCAATCAAGGCTTCTATAGTCGAAAGCTGGTAGGCCATTGCATATTATTTAGACGGAGTCTGCTTGAGCACATTGGCGGATTGGATGAACGCTTTCATCCAGCCAACTATGAGGATGATGATTTTTGTCTACGCGCTCGTCTGTTTGGGAAAAATCTATGGGTTGCCAATGATGTATTTATTTATCACTTTGGCCATGCTTCCTTTTTAGTAAATAAAGTGAAGTACCGAGACTATTCCTGGGAGAACGCAAGGCGGTTTATAGAAAAATGGCAACTTCCTATGAGCATACATCAGCTAGAGACACAGGGATATAATCCAAACCTTATCGTGGGACGGGTGGGTACATTTGATCCGCAAAAGCATGTCGAGCCCTTGTAA
- the rfbD gene encoding dTDP-4-dehydrorhamnose reductase translates to MKVLVTGAQGQLGQDLVACSQDMDHVKGYSRQELDITQLDQVRAQVQAYQPDVIIHAAAYTNVDQAESEPDQAYAVNAWGTRNVALAAQEIGAKMVYISSDYVFSGKGSEPYVEFDRPDPQSVYGKSKLAGEELTRCLCHKHFIVRTSWVFGKSGHNFVKTMIQLGQKQTEVSVVTDQIGSPTYTVDLALFLMQLAKSECYGIYHASNQGSCSWYEFAEAIFAEFQQKVKVVPITTQDFPRPAPRPVYSVMDHMAIRLQDFQLLRHWRDALHAYRLDCMAIKEESYDS, encoded by the coding sequence GTGAAAGTGCTGGTCACTGGGGCACAGGGGCAACTAGGTCAAGATTTGGTTGCATGCTCACAGGACATGGATCATGTAAAGGGATACAGTCGACAGGAATTAGATATTACACAATTGGATCAGGTAAGAGCGCAGGTGCAGGCTTATCAGCCTGATGTTATTATTCATGCTGCAGCCTATACCAATGTGGATCAGGCTGAGAGCGAACCTGACCAGGCCTATGCAGTGAATGCGTGGGGCACTCGTAATGTAGCCCTTGCTGCGCAAGAGATAGGTGCCAAAATGGTGTACATTAGCTCAGACTATGTATTTTCTGGCAAGGGAAGTGAGCCTTATGTTGAATTTGACCGTCCTGATCCGCAAAGTGTCTATGGAAAAAGTAAGCTAGCCGGGGAAGAATTGACCAGATGCTTATGCCACAAGCATTTTATTGTTCGAACTTCCTGGGTATTTGGTAAAAGCGGTCATAACTTTGTGAAGACAATGATACAGCTTGGACAAAAACAGACAGAAGTCTCAGTTGTCACTGATCAAATTGGCTCCCCTACCTATACTGTTGATCTGGCACTATTTTTAATGCAGCTAGCTAAAAGCGAGTGTTACGGTATCTACCATGCTTCCAATCAAGGGAGTTGCTCGTGGTATGAATTTGCAGAGGCGATATTTGCCGAATTTCAGCAAAAAGTAAAGGTTGTCCCCATAACAACGCAGGATTTTCCGCGTCCTGCCCCCCGACCCGTCTATTCAGTGATGGATCATATGGCTATTCGTTTACAGGATTTTCAACTTCTTCGGCATTGGCGTGATGCATTGCATGCGTACCGCCTAGATTGTATGGCTATAAAGGAGGAGAGCTATGACTCCTAA
- the rfbB gene encoding dTDP-glucose 4,6-dehydratase: MKVLVTGGAGFIGSNFIHYLLHQYPHYKIINLDYLTYAGNLENLQDIEEHPHYRFVRGSIYDKKLVEKLLSGEKALYSDDETPIDIIINFAAESHVDRSISDPSYFVKTNITGTQVLLEFAKRYKIKQFLQVSTDEVYGSLDETGLFTEDSPLAPNSPYSASKAAADLLVRSYHQTYDMYTNITRCSNNYGPYQFPEKLIPLAITNAIAYENIPVYGDGLHVRDWLHVEDHCRAIDLVMHSGKPGEVYNIGGNNEWTNLSLLQTLLRELHREENLLQFSKDRPKHDRRYAIDSTKIRTELGWEPIHTFEEGLANTIRWYQQNEQWWKRAKSGAFREYYKQQYGHIIQDHTH; encoded by the coding sequence ATGAAAGTATTGGTGACAGGTGGAGCGGGATTTATTGGGAGTAATTTCATTCATTATCTCCTGCATCAATACCCCCATTATAAAATCATTAACTTGGATTATCTCACATATGCCGGTAATTTAGAGAATTTACAGGATATTGAGGAACATCCTCATTATCGGTTCGTGAGAGGCTCTATTTATGACAAGAAATTAGTCGAAAAGCTTCTGTCAGGAGAAAAAGCTTTATATTCTGATGATGAGACTCCAATTGATATTATTATTAATTTCGCAGCAGAATCGCATGTTGATCGAAGTATTTCAGACCCAAGCTACTTTGTAAAAACAAATATTACCGGTACGCAGGTGCTTCTAGAATTTGCTAAACGATATAAAATCAAACAGTTTCTTCAAGTATCTACCGACGAAGTGTATGGTTCATTAGACGAGACTGGATTGTTTACTGAAGATTCTCCGCTTGCCCCCAATAGCCCATACTCCGCCTCCAAAGCAGCAGCTGATTTATTAGTCCGTTCCTATCATCAAACCTATGATATGTATACAAATATCACACGGTGTTCTAACAATTATGGACCGTATCAATTTCCAGAAAAATTAATACCACTCGCTATTACCAATGCAATTGCATATGAAAACATTCCTGTTTATGGCGATGGACTACATGTTCGCGATTGGTTACATGTAGAGGACCATTGCCGAGCTATTGATCTTGTTATGCATAGTGGCAAGCCCGGCGAAGTATATAATATTGGCGGCAATAATGAATGGACGAATCTGAGTTTGCTTCAAACATTGCTCCGTGAGTTACATCGTGAAGAGAATTTGCTTCAGTTTAGCAAGGATCGTCCGAAGCACGATCGCCGCTATGCTATTGATTCCACCAAAATTCGAACAGAATTAGGCTGGGAGCCGATTCATACTTTTGAAGAAGGTCTTGCTAATACGATTCGCTGGTATCAGCAAAATGAACAATGGTGGAAGCGAGCTAAATCAGGAGCTTTTCGCGAATATTATAAGCAACAATATGGTCATATCATTCAAGACCATACCCATTAG
- a CDS encoding dTDP-4-dehydrorhamnose 3,5-epimerase family protein, which produces MIEGVKVKKLIKFADDRGYFMEVWRDDDLMLEKFGQLSASLTYPGVIKAFHYHKKQDDIWFFPAGNAQVVLHDLRDESPTKGKTDVYYMGENHLISLFIPRGVAHGYRVLGQQPAVITYLTNNSYDPKDPDEYRIAYDDKTINFNWDTVFK; this is translated from the coding sequence GTGATTGAAGGCGTGAAAGTCAAAAAGCTAATTAAGTTTGCGGATGATCGTGGGTATTTTATGGAGGTATGGCGTGATGACGACTTGATGTTGGAAAAATTCGGTCAATTATCAGCCTCCTTGACATATCCAGGTGTGATTAAAGCGTTCCATTATCATAAAAAGCAGGATGATATCTGGTTCTTCCCCGCCGGCAATGCTCAGGTCGTTTTGCATGACCTAAGAGACGAATCGCCGACTAAAGGAAAAACCGACGTGTATTATATGGGTGAGAATCATTTAATCTCTTTGTTCATCCCGCGAGGAGTAGCACATGGATATCGGGTATTAGGGCAACAGCCAGCCGTCATTACTTATTTAACCAACAATTCTTATGATCCCAAAGATCCAGATGAATATCGAATTGCCTATGATGATAAAACCATTAATTTTAATTGGGACACGGTATTTAAATAA